Genomic DNA from Anguilla anguilla isolate fAngAng1 chromosome 17, fAngAng1.pri, whole genome shotgun sequence:
CTGCTCCTGTTGTGGAGCTGAACCCTCATGCTTACATCATTTTACTTTACTCTTTCCCATACATCactgtttctcatttttcagacaccattatttccaagcccccttcctttctttaattaaaaaataggcATTCCCTTCTCTTATCTAAGTCTTCCTCCCCTTCTTGGCATCAGACATGTGTTCACCTCATTTATCTCCTGCTGGATTTTATCATTCACAACACGTTTGTATGAAAGGCCTAGTTTGTATGCCAGAAGCTGTGCTTTCATTGTATATGGACTTTTACagcttgtgttttatatttagtgcAAACCTCTACAGATTATTACTGTTTTGACCAAGATCTGGCCATTGCTAGTTCTACATATACTTCTTTTGTTAATAATATACTTCATCTTGGTGGTGATGGTTGGTGATCTTCAATGCATTTCCTTCCCACAGGCTGTAACAGTTTGTGATGATCAGATtcacctacagggtccaagttaaactacgcggtcgttccctgcacttggaactgtacttccctctagggttttcaacacacttgttcctggtaatggttatacactttgttgtatgtcgctctggataagagcatctgccaaatgcctgtaatgtaatgtaaagggcTTTGGATAAATGCTCTATATAAATGTagttcatttaccattttttattattattatcaatctTGCAGAACATGCTCTGTTGAGgaagaatacaaaaaatacaacctTCGTCCATTTTGTACTTTCTTCCTTAAATGAAACTATTTGACTGAAGACAACTCTACACTTGACCAACATGTGGAACAACATTCTTTTTGAACACGCAACCCTACCCAATCGAGAGAAAATATTTGCTTCTCCTAACAGTTGCTTTAAGAGTAAGGTGACATCTAGTTGACAAAGTAGAGAATGCAACAGGCTGTAAGAGGAGGGATTGTGAACAACCTTCTCAGAAAAAGCCATCATCTTCAGTGTGCTGGCATGTTCTGTTGTCTAGAATATAAACCTGGCCATGTCACTTCTGATCGTGGCTGTGGTCCCACCAGGGTATACGTAATTATCCATATTCTCATCCAGAGAGGGCCCCACATCTGACACCATGCAAGAGTGCCTCCTCTGTTCATTTGGAGaactgcagtctgcctgcacccGCTGCACATTTACTCCACCAGTGCAAAGACAGTACAGTTCAGCAGGGAACTggcagatggaaaaaaaatgatgtcgCATTCTTTTTATGGCTTCATGTTTAATACCCCTTGCAAATCTGATACTCACAGTCTATCAGACACCAGGGCACTATAAACAGAAATGTACACAAAACAATTACTTTATGCTGTAGCCAGTAAACCAAACAATTTTTGTAGCATCACATTGGAAAAAGATACTTGCATACGCAGGATACGATTACACCTTGGGGACTCTTCCATCTGTAGTTCTATGTACAGAAATGTCTGATACAGCGAACAGTTAATAAAGAGGGGAGGGCGGACTTCTCCCTGCATGGCTCTCTGTATGGTTGATTGAGAAGGTCGAATGGCATAAAGGTATGCACTCTATCACCCACAATCCATCACGGTACATCAGAATCGCATGGGGATAGCAGCAACAATTTATATTATACCTCAGATACGTCCCATGCAGAGGGTTCTCCTCTAGCTTTGATAAACAGGTTCGAGGTTAGAGTGTATCCAGCTAAGGACACTCCTTCCTTCGTTCCAAAGTTCCACTGACACCACATGCACCGCGGTGGCCCAGATCAGCCCCAGCACACTCAGACGGCCTCTCCGGAACAAAGGCCTCAGGGTCTACCGTACATGCCTCAGCTCGGCACTGGGTAGCCAGGGGTAAATCAGGGGTAAATCAGGCCCATAATGTCTGGGCGCACAGACAGTGTGACAGAAATCAACAACACACACTGGTCATACGTTACGCCGAGCAATGACATTGGCCTGTTCCTGCAAAATGCAAGACAGCGATGACACTGGGATGTGGAGAGATGTGTGCTCCGTGTGCAAGAGTGGCAGGTCAGTGCAGTTTGGAGGTTTGCAGACTAATGGCTGTAATACAGCGTGGATGGATCAATAGAAGATGTTGGTTCTGTTAGTGTTTTACTGATGGCCTAGTGACAACATTTTCACCCCACATGTTGCCCCTTTCCATgcaataaatagataaataaataattaatgtttattaggtttataataaataataatgtttattaagtttttatgtttaaaaaaaaatctatatgtTTATGCATGCTAATGCACAGTCATATGGGTCCTGCATTTGCAAGTGTTTCCTGCCGAGGAAGACTGAGTGTGCCATGGACCGGCCTCCCGATTTCCCCCATTGGCGCTCAGACAAGCACCTTTGGGAGGTTGTGGATCGACCTGAATGCAACCGTTCACACTGCACCACGTTGGGTGGAATGTGATAtcccagagaggaagagaacgCTTAGTCCATATGTCCATATCTGCATTGGTTCATTCCCTCAGTGTGTTCACTGTGGCTGTCAAACATCCCCTACATTAGTTCAACAGGTAGGAGGCTGTCTTGTTTAAGGATATTTTATCAAAACCTcaaattagtttttcttttttcaacaaCCAACAATATGTATGTAAACAAAGAATTAAATTCAAGATTAGCTACACCAGGCAGCTTTTGAAGAAATCATATCACTAGTTCCAGTTTATACAAACATCCCCCCCTTGGATGCACTGACCATTTACTTTACAACAACATCAATATTTTGTGGAAGTGCATAAAATTGGCAGTCATCCATTTTCTACACTTCCTCATTTTCTCAGATGGGATAACTAATTTTGGGGATTAACCCCCCCAGTGGCAACCCAGCTTCAGGTTTTCGGTAAGTGTTTTCGGCTTCTGGCACACCGTGGAAAGCACGAAAACGTAAAGTTACGTATCTTGTTATATAATTATGTCTTTGGATTCGATAGATCTAGTAGGCTCTTAGAAACGATGGTGTACCATCTAGGGTTCTTATCATTTCGATGGTTCGACGGCACAAGGGAATAATGTAGAGCGATTGGTTGCTTTGATGAGCGTCTGTTCATTGTCCAATAAACTTGAAGCAAGGGCGGGGAATAGTTTGCGTAGAGCACACGTTGGGAAGGTTCTTAGTAAGGCTCATTCAAGAAAAAGCTAGAAGTAAACGAAAAGTGACATTTTTGGTTTAAGTAAACATGCCGTCTTTGACAGAGAAACCAGATGTTATATTCGTAAGTATTGCACCCTTATAGCATTGCTGCTTATTCTGACAGATGGCATTCTTTGGAAGTACCGAGTACTGTGGAGGCCCATTCGAAGCCTCGGGACTGGACTGATTTCTTCCTTCGAATTTAGTTAATGATAACGGAAGTATGTGTGTTCTCTGTATCTCGATAGTCACCGCTGTCTTAGTTTTACTGCGGGGAACTGCTTACAGAGCTTCTTAAAAGGTTTTTATAATAggtaaatacatttgaatgccATCGGTAGAAGCTACTTAGCTATACGAAGACTGGTTGGCGAACGATATGTTTATTGTATTCTTGCAAACTACCTAGCAATTTGGCTGTCCAGCTAGCTACAAAGGTTTTCTTCGCACCATTTTAGCtgacatttatttatcaaatgGATATGTTGCGCTGTCGTAAAAAGTCGTCTTACCACCAGATGTCTCTGAATTGTTTAcgtttttgtttacattctggacagatgcAACTGCTAGCGAATCTATCGCTGTATCTATCGCGAACATGTCGCAGTATCTAAGGCGAACCTATCGCTGTATCTATCGCGAATCTATGTATCTTGATATCCAAGTGTGACAGGGtgaactttttaattttttattcgggggtgggcggtggcgcctgAGAACTTCCGCACACGGCagggatgtgtgtgtagtggaaaCACTTTACTGATTAACGTTATTGATATGCAATCTGTTCGTGTTGTGTATCGTCTTTCCCGCAGGAAGAGGATGACCTGCCGTACGAAGAGGAGATCATCCGCAACCCGTACTCCGTTAAGTGCTGGATGCGCTATATTGAGTACAAACAGAATGGCCCTAAGTCTGTGCTGAACATGATATACGAGCGAGCACTGAAGGAGCTGCCTGGAAGGTAGACGCTCTCTCACGTTCACACACTTACCATTGTTTGTGTGTAGCTCCAGTTATAAGCTGTGGTCTGGATTACCTGTGTATACTTGCCGTTGCGTAATGTAAATGTCGTGTTGTAGTTACATGCTGTGATATAgttacctgtatgtgtgtgtgcctgtagtTATAGGAGTGGTATAattacctgtatgtgtgtacctgcagtTATAAGCTGTGGTATAATTacctgagggagaggaggaagcagGTGAAGGGCAGGTGCATCACAGAGCCTGCCTACGAGGAGATCAACAACTGTCATGAGAGAGCGCTGGTGTTTATGCACAaggtaatgtacacacacacacacacacactctcatactcacacacacacactcacacacacacacacacacacacacacactctctctcacacacacacacacactctctcacactcacacacacacacacacacacactctcacacacacacacacacacacacacacacacacacacacacaaatactcacacaAAAAGACACCAGTGTTTGAGcgcatgtgtaaatgtgtacacGCTCGCGCCTGTGTGTTtactctcctctccctccctccctccctccttccctccatttctctctctctctgtgtctctctggtAGATGCCCAGAATCTGGCTGGATTACTGCCAGTTCCTGGTGTCTCAGTGCAAGATCACGCGGAGCCGGCGCACCTTCGACCGCGCCCTGCGGGCCCTGCCCATTACCCAGCATCCCCGCATCTGGCCCCTGTACCTGCGGTTCGCCCGCAACCTGCCCCTCCCCGAGACGGCCATCCGCGTGTACCGCCGCTACCTCAAGGTGTGGCTGGcgtttttttccgttttttattttatttttattttttaaaaccgttCCTTCCGGTCATTTCTACGGCCGCCCTCTCTCAccgccctccccttcccccttccaGCTGTCCCCCGAGAACGCGGAGGAGTACATCGACTACCTGCGGTCCGTGAGCCGCCTGGACGAAGCGGCGGTAAGGCTGGCGGCCATCGTCAACGACGAGAGCTTCGTGTCCAAGGAGGGAAAGTCCAACTACCAGGTGTGACATTACTCCTTCATCCTTCATAgacgtaaatggtaaatggtaaatggactgcatttatatagcgcttttatccaaagcgctttacaattgatgcctctcattcgccagagcagttaggggttaggtgtcttgctcaaggacacttcgacatgcccagggcggggtttgaaccggcaaccctccgactgccagacaaacggtcttacctcctgagctatgtcgccctatcGTAATGTGATAGATACTCTGTAATGGCATTCAGGTGCTCTGTAATGTGGTCTATACtctgtaatggtaaatggtaaatggactgcatttatatagcgattttatccaaagcgctttacaattgatgcctctcattcgccagagcagttaggggttaggtgtcttgctcaaggacacttcgacatgcccagggcggggtttgaaccggcaaccctccgactgccagacaatcggtcttacctcctgagctatgtcgccccaaccACAGGTGACCTTTGTGTGTGATGGTTACATCTCTCCGCTACCTGTGCTCTGTAATAATCCTTTCACCTGACTGCCTGTGCGGTGGGATAATCTCTTTTCTCTACAGCAATTTCTGTTAGCTCGTTTACACGTACACTGTCACATTTTGGTTTCGACATGAGCAAAGAGCAGACCAGGAAATCTTGGCTACCGTTGCTGTGTTGAAGCATCCACCCTAATGTTGTGCAGCTGTCGTGCCCTAGGTTATATAGTATGTGGGAGATGTTCGTTGAATGTTGcgtgtgctttgtttgttttgtggttcGCGGTGCAGCTGTGGCACGAGCTGTGTGACCTGATCTCCCAGAACCCGGACAAGGTGAAGTCTCTGAACGTGGGGGCCATCATCCGCGGGGGCCTGACGCGCTTCACTGACCAGCTGGGGAAGCTCTGGTGCTCCCTGGCCGACTACTACATACGGAGCGGCCACCTGGAGAAGGTACGCACACGCGTATGCTAACGGGCTCGCGCGCGCTAACGGGCTCACACGctcacagggagggagggagggagggagagaggctgcGTATGGGGAGGCGAGTTGACATTTTGTGGctgccccatcccccccccacccccaggcgcGGGACGTGTACGAAGAGGCGGTCCAGACGGTGGTGACGGTGCGCGACTTCACTCAGGTGTTCGACAGCTACGCCCACACCGAAGAGACCGTGATCGCCGCCAAGATGGAGACCACTGCTGAGATGGGCCAGGACGAGGAGGGTGAGAGGCCCACAGCACCTTTTACCAAAACCTTTACCTTTCACCCGGAAGGGACGCTATTGCGTTTgctattaatcttttttttcacgtattGAATCATTTAGCAGGATCTCTAAGTCTAGTGCAACTTATTTTAGTGCTTAAAATAAGTCCATACGCAGTGGTAGGCAGtagatgcaaacacacattatgtgcacacacatgcgcagacttgcacatgtgcacgcacacaggtGTTCACCATCAGACAAACAAGCACAAatgcccttccccccccctacacacgcacacacacacactcaaacacccccacacacatacacccccccacatatgtacacacacacactcacaccctcccacacatgcacacacacacactcacacacccccccccccacatatgcacacacacacgcgcacacacactcacaccccccccccccccccacacgcatgcacacacacacacacacacactcacacacccccccccccacacacacacacacacacacgcacaccctgacgcctctccccctcccgcaGAGGACGTTGACCTGGAGCTGCGGCTGGCGCGCTTTGAGCAGCTGATTGcgcggcgccccctgctgctgaaCAGCGTGCTGCTGCGCCAGAACCCCCACAACGTCCACGAGTGGCACAAGAGGGTCAAGCTGTACGAGGGCAAGCCGCGGCAGGTGAGCTCGGCGGGCGTCGTGCTCGCGTTTCGCCAGCGTCGGGCGCTGTGACGCTCCTGCCTGGCCTCGCTGAAGCGCGAAACCCGCACTCAAGGGCCTGAGCCCACACGCgcacggacggagtgtagcacagtgggtaaggagctgggcttgtaaccgaaaggtcgcaggttcaattcccgggtagggcactgccgttgtacccttgagcaaggtacttaaccgaaattgcttcagtgtatatccagctgtataaaatggatacgatgtaaatgtaaaatgctatgtaaaagttgtgtaagtcgctctggataagagcgtctgctaaatacctgtaatgttatgtaatgtaatgagcgtGTGCTGCCAGCATTGCTCTGAAGGGTTATAAcggctgatctgagatcagtgtggTGTGACTGCTTCCTGATCATCAGCACTGGTCCGGAGTCAGTGGGGGCCTTTGCTGTGTGTCGAGCGGTGTTGAGCGGTGCAGTGTGGcggctgatctgagatcagtgtctGCTTGCAGATCATCAACACGTACACAGAGGCTGTGCAGACGGTGGACCCCATGAAGGCCACGGGGAAGCCCAACTCCCTCTGGATCGCTTTCGCCAAATTCTACGAGGAGAACGATCAGCTGGACGATGTGAGTCTGGGCCCGCCCCAATCCCCCACCGCCCAGTCCCACCCCAATCCCACCCCGTTCCGGGCCTGCCCCAGTCCCACAGGGCTAGTTTAACAAACTGTAAATGCGTCCTCATTCGTTCGGCCTGTCGTTgggctccctccctctctccaggcCAGGACGATCTTCGAGAAGGCCACCAAGGTGAACTACAAGCAGGTGGACGAGCTGGCGGGGGTGTGGTGCGAGTACGGCGAGATGGAGCTGCGCCACGAGAACTACGAGCAGGCGCTGCACATCCTGAGGGTGAGAGAAGACGCGCGTGCGCGCGTAGCCGCGCGGATGAGCCGCGTTGGCCGCTCTCCCGCGTAGCCGCTGTCCCGTGCGGCTGAACTCCGGCTCTCTGGTTTCTGCCCTCTCCGCTGTTGTACGGGGGGCTTGGAGTTTGGACCccgccatttttaaatttttttttttttgcgcccgCAGAAAGCCACCGCCATCCCGTCCAAGAAGGCCGAGTACTTCGACGTCTCCGAGCCGGTGCAGAACCGCGTCTACAAGTCCCTGAAGGTGTGGTCCATGCTGGCCGACCTGGAGGAGAGCCTGGGCACCTTTCAGGTAATGGCGGCTTTACGCTCTAAAAGTGTGTGTAGGTTGTATGTGGGTTGTGTGTAGGTTGTGTGTGGGTTGCGTGTAGGTTGCGTGTAGGTTGCGTGTAGGTTGTGTGTTGGTTGTGTGTAGGTTGTGTGTAGGTTGTGTGTAGGTTGCGTGTAGGTTGTGTCTAGGTTGTGTCTAGGTTGTGTGTAGGTTGTGTCTAGGTTGTATGTGGGTTGTGTGTAGGTTGTATGTGGGTTGTGTGTTGGTTGTGTGTTGGTTGTGTGTAGGTTGTATGTGGGTTCTGTGTAGGTTGTGTGTAGGTTGCTTGTAGGTTGTATGTGGGTTGTGTGTTGGTTGTGTGTTGGTTGTGTGTAGGTTGTATGTGGGTTCTGTGTAGGTTGTGTGTAGGTTGTGTGTTGGTTGTGTGTAGGTTGTGTGTAGGTTGTATGTTGGTTGTGTGTTGGTTGTGTGTTGGTTGTGTGTGGGTTGCATGTGGGTTGTGTGTAGGttgtgtgtgggttgtgtgtgggttgtgtgtaGGTTGTGTGTAGGTTGTATGTGGGTCGTGCCGAGGCTTGAAGCTGTGTTCTGCCGCTGTTGTGTTGAAGGTGAGTttggtctctctccctccgtcagTCCACCAAGGCGGTGTACGACCGCATCATCGACCTGCGCATCGCCACGCCCCAGATCATCATCAACTACGCCATGTTCCTGGAGGAGCACACGTACTTCGAGGAGAGCTTCAAGGTTGGTCTGCCCGTGCCTGAACCTGCGCCCATCccggggggggtcagaggtcacgtgTAACCCCAGAGCGTAGTGATGtcgctgacccctgacccctttACCCCCCCGTGTGTGCCTGTCCCGCAGGCCTACGAGCGAGGCATCTCCCTCTTCCGCTGGCCCAACGTCTACGACATCTGGAACACCTACCTCACCAAGTTCATCGACCGCTACGGGGGCAAGAAGCTGGAGAGGGCGCGGGACCTGTTT
This window encodes:
- the xab2 gene encoding pre-mRNA-splicing factor SYF1, encoding MPSLTEKPDVIFEEDDLPYEEEIIRNPYSVKCWMRYIEYKQNGPKSVLNMIYERALKELPGSYKLWYNYLRERRKQVKGRCITEPAYEEINNCHERALVFMHKMPRIWLDYCQFLVSQCKITRSRRTFDRALRALPITQHPRIWPLYLRFARNLPLPETAIRVYRRYLKLSPENAEEYIDYLRSVSRLDEAAVRLAAIVNDESFVSKEGKSNYQLWHELCDLISQNPDKVKSLNVGAIIRGGLTRFTDQLGKLWCSLADYYIRSGHLEKARDVYEEAVQTVVTVRDFTQVFDSYAHTEETVIAAKMETTAEMGQDEEEDVDLELRLARFEQLIARRPLLLNSVLLRQNPHNVHEWHKRVKLYEGKPRQIINTYTEAVQTVDPMKATGKPNSLWIAFAKFYEENDQLDDARTIFEKATKVNYKQVDELAGVWCEYGEMELRHENYEQALHILRKATAIPSKKAEYFDVSEPVQNRVYKSLKVWSMLADLEESLGTFQSTKAVYDRIIDLRIATPQIIINYAMFLEEHTYFEESFKAYERGISLFRWPNVYDIWNTYLTKFIDRYGGKKLERARDLFEQALDGCPAKYAKTIYLLYAKLEEEFGLARHAMAVYERATEAVERTERHHMFNIYIKRAAEIYGVTHTRAIYQKAIEVLPDEHSREMCQRFADMESKLGEIDRARAIYSYCSQICDPRMTPVFWQTWKEFEIRHGNEDTIREMLRIKRSVQATYNTQVNFMSSQMLKATANATGTVSDLAPGQSGVDDMKMLEQKAQQLAAEAEQDKPRPKDKILFVRSDTSRSELAELAKQANPDEIDIDDEDDEEEEDGGEPDEVQLEQKSVPTAVFGGLKQDSDATGC